The Streptomyces sp. NBC_00440 genome contains a region encoding:
- a CDS encoding sodium:solute symporter family protein, with translation MTALVVILGFLLVAICLGLQARRGKDMDLEEWSVGGRSFGTTFVFLLLAGEIYTTFTFLGASGWAYGKGGPALYILCYGALGYVMSYWLLPAIWRYAKEHRLVSQSDFFAKKFDSPLLGALVALVGVVAMVPYLVLQLTGMGIIVSEASYGHISKTIAVIIGTVALTVYVTISGIHGSAWTAVLKDVLILSVVLFLGIYLPLHYAGGVGHMFHTINTAKPGFLTLQHSGLSPSWFVSTVLLSTLGFYMWPHSFSASYTAQNERVFRRNAIFMPLYQLVLLFVFLAGFAALIAVPGLKGADADLSMLRITVKSFDPWFVGVIGGAGVLTALVPGSLLLLTSATCLAKNVYKLARPATSEQSVGRLAKLLVPVLALIALFFTFNGGSSIVNLMLMGYSLVTQLFPALLVSLAPRKLVSKQGAAAGIVVGVLVVGAVTISGATVGSLLPGLPQAVKDLNVGVIALVANALVMFAVSAATRTSVSEAPAKTAPKVGAV, from the coding sequence ATGACCGCACTCGTCGTCATCCTCGGCTTCCTCCTGGTCGCCATCTGCCTCGGGCTACAGGCCCGCCGCGGCAAGGACATGGACCTCGAAGAATGGTCCGTCGGCGGCCGCAGCTTCGGAACGACCTTCGTCTTCCTGCTGCTCGCCGGCGAGATCTACACCACCTTCACCTTCCTCGGCGCCTCGGGCTGGGCGTACGGGAAGGGCGGGCCCGCCCTGTACATCCTGTGCTACGGCGCACTGGGGTACGTGATGTCGTACTGGCTGCTGCCGGCGATCTGGCGTTACGCCAAGGAGCACCGGCTCGTCTCCCAGTCCGACTTCTTCGCCAAGAAGTTCGACAGTCCCCTGCTCGGCGCGCTGGTCGCCCTGGTCGGCGTCGTGGCGATGGTGCCGTACCTGGTCCTCCAGCTCACCGGTATGGGGATCATCGTCTCCGAGGCCTCGTACGGCCATATCTCCAAGACCATCGCGGTGATCATCGGCACGGTCGCGCTGACCGTGTACGTGACCATCTCCGGCATCCACGGTTCGGCCTGGACCGCGGTCCTCAAGGACGTCCTGATCCTCTCGGTGGTGCTGTTCCTCGGCATCTACCTGCCGTTGCACTACGCAGGCGGCGTCGGCCACATGTTCCACACCATCAACACCGCGAAACCGGGCTTCCTGACCCTCCAGCACAGCGGCCTCAGCCCGTCCTGGTTCGTCTCGACCGTCCTGCTGTCCACGCTGGGCTTCTACATGTGGCCGCACTCGTTCAGCGCCTCCTACACCGCCCAGAACGAGCGGGTGTTCCGCCGGAACGCCATCTTCATGCCGCTCTACCAACTCGTCCTGCTCTTCGTCTTCCTGGCCGGATTCGCCGCGCTGATCGCCGTTCCCGGCCTGAAGGGTGCCGACGCCGACCTGTCGATGCTGCGGATCACGGTCAAGTCCTTCGACCCGTGGTTCGTGGGGGTCATCGGCGGCGCCGGTGTGCTCACCGCGCTGGTCCCCGGTTCGCTGCTCCTGCTGACCTCGGCGACCTGCCTGGCCAAGAACGTCTACAAGCTCGCCCGCCCGGCGACGTCGGAACAGTCGGTGGGCCGGCTGGCCAAGCTGCTGGTGCCCGTACTGGCGCTGATCGCGCTGTTCTTCACCTTCAACGGAGGCAGCAGCATCGTGAACCTGATGCTCATGGGCTACTCGCTGGTCACGCAGCTCTTCCCGGCACTGCTGGTCAGCCTGGCCCCGCGCAAGCTGGTCAGCAAACAGGGCGCGGCAGCGGGCATCGTCGTGGGCGTCCTGGTCGTCGGCGCGGTGACCATCAGTGGCGCCACCGTCGGAAGTCTGCTGCCGGGGCTGCCGCAGGCCGTCAAGGACCTCAACGTCGGCGTCATCGCCCTCGTGGCCAACGCCCTCGTGATGTTCGCGGTCTCGGCGGCCACCCGCACCTCGGTGAGTGAAGCCCCCGCGAAAACGGCACCGAAGGTCGGCGCCGTCTGA
- a CDS encoding APC family permease, with the protein MPDRPRFAVDRYRRGTPPFTWLARAHPRLVRVRLRKDTMSAESTGVRSRSGIPAEAGKASLSVPSEKPAGSLRGTMGTLQLALTVLAMSAPIGNVTGVLPLGITRGNGIGTPVIYAFVGVIFLLFAVGFTTMTRNLPKPGAFYTYITAGLSRTLGLGTGLLAAFTYLVFMIGSYAFFGVSIENVLSSFGAPSTPWWLWAALCCVIITALGHFNVELSGKVLSAFMVAEVVLVMLFNAPVLFTGGPQGYQVESFQPAHVFQGDLGVATLFAITCFLGFESSAIYRDEVKRPEKTIPRATYLAISGLGAFYVLTSWAIVTFWGPSRVAAAGSANPTTLFSEGFRHYMGDTFTQIMIVMVVTSVFAGALSTHNSLSRYLYSLGRDRILPSFLGKAHGRHGSPSNASAFATGAAVICMLPFLLSRLDAVAMYSSMFALGTFALLILFTLTTVSVLRYFRIIEHGERIWNTSVAPILALAGLVLLLTLTSVYYSMSIGAPQWLAYGQQLLLVAIVVTGVLVALRWRRTRPDVYANIGGGSGEHHDARRAAKPSSPSTAGPGSNTGSPGE; encoded by the coding sequence ATGCCCGACCGGCCGCGTTTCGCTGTCGACCGGTATCGGCGGGGCACGCCCCCCTTTACGTGGCTCGCGCGAGCGCATCCCCGGCTCGTCCGAGTGCGGCTCAGAAAGGACACCATGAGCGCCGAAAGCACCGGAGTCCGCTCTCGAAGCGGGATACCTGCCGAAGCCGGCAAAGCCAGCCTTTCCGTGCCATCCGAAAAACCCGCTGGAAGCCTGCGCGGCACCATGGGCACCCTTCAGCTCGCTCTGACCGTGCTCGCCATGTCGGCGCCCATCGGGAACGTAACCGGCGTACTGCCGCTCGGCATCACCCGCGGTAACGGGATCGGTACGCCTGTGATCTACGCGTTCGTCGGCGTGATCTTTCTGCTGTTCGCCGTCGGATTCACCACGATGACCCGCAACTTGCCGAAGCCCGGCGCCTTTTACACCTACATCACCGCGGGGCTCTCCCGAACGCTCGGCCTCGGCACGGGACTCCTCGCCGCCTTCACTTACCTGGTCTTCATGATCGGCAGCTACGCGTTCTTCGGGGTTTCCATCGAGAACGTACTCAGTTCCTTCGGTGCACCGAGTACGCCCTGGTGGCTTTGGGCTGCGCTCTGTTGCGTCATCATCACCGCACTCGGGCACTTCAATGTCGAGCTTTCCGGCAAGGTTCTTTCGGCCTTCATGGTCGCGGAAGTCGTGCTGGTCATGCTGTTCAATGCGCCCGTTCTCTTCACTGGCGGCCCACAGGGCTACCAGGTTGAGTCCTTCCAGCCGGCGCATGTGTTCCAGGGGGACCTCGGCGTCGCAACTCTCTTCGCAATCACGTGCTTTCTCGGCTTCGAGTCCTCCGCGATCTACCGCGACGAGGTCAAACGGCCCGAAAAGACGATCCCGCGTGCGACCTATCTCGCGATCTCCGGCCTCGGAGCGTTCTACGTCCTCACTTCATGGGCGATCGTGACCTTCTGGGGGCCGAGTCGTGTGGCCGCGGCCGGTTCGGCGAATCCTACGACTCTGTTCAGTGAGGGCTTCCGCCACTACATGGGTGACACCTTCACCCAGATCATGATCGTGATGGTCGTCACCAGCGTTTTCGCCGGTGCGCTGTCCACCCACAATTCACTGTCGCGGTACCTCTATTCGCTCGGCCGCGACCGTATCCTGCCTTCCTTCCTCGGTAAGGCCCACGGCCGGCACGGCTCCCCGTCGAACGCATCGGCTTTCGCCACCGGAGCAGCGGTGATCTGTATGCTCCCGTTCCTTCTCAGCAGGCTCGATGCCGTGGCGATGTACTCGTCCATGTTCGCGCTCGGAACGTTCGCCCTGCTCATCCTGTTCACGCTGACCACCGTCTCGGTCCTGCGCTACTTCCGGATCATCGAGCACGGGGAGAGGATCTGGAACACCTCGGTCGCACCGATCCTCGCACTCGCCGGACTCGTACTCCTTCTCACGCTGACTTCGGTCTACTACTCGATGTCGATCGGCGCGCCGCAATGGCTCGCGTACGGACAGCAGTTGCTCCTGGTCGCCATTGTCGTCACCGGTGTCCTGGTCGCCCTGCGGTGGCGCAGGACCCGCCCCGACGTCTACGCGAACATCGGCGGTGGCTCCGGGGAGCACCACGACGCGAGAAGGGCGGCCAAGCCGTCGTCCCCCAGCACGGCCGGCCCCGGTAGCAACACCGGTTCTCCCGGGGAGTGA